Part of the Actinomycetota bacterium genome is shown below.
CTTCCGCCGTTGATCTTCTGCAGGGTCAGGACCTCGACGTTGGCCGTGCGCGACGTGGACGCCGCGGCAGGCACGGCCAGGCCCGCCCCGATCAGGGCGGTGACGGCGAGAGCGGTCCAGGTACGTGAACTCATCGGTACAAGTATCGGCACCGTTCCACGTTCCTGCACCCCCCCGTTGGGACCACGTCACGCACCGCCCGGCCGGACCGGTCAGCCCGACCCCCGGGGGCCTGGCTACAGGTTGGCGCTGGCCGCGTCGAGGAGCTCGGCGAAGCGCTGCCGGGCCTCCTCGCGCCGGGTGGGGACGTGCTGGGACGGCACATCCCGGGGCTCGTACCCCTTCAGGACCTGGCGGGCGACCGTCATCCGGTGCACCTCGTCCGGACCGTCGTATATCCGTCCGGCCCGGGCCGCCCGGTACATGTGCTCGAGCGGGAGGTCGGTCGAGAATCCGAGCGACCCGTGCACCTGGATCGCCCGGTCGATCACGTCGTGGAGGACCCGGCCGCCCCAGAACTTGATCATCGAGATCTCCTTGCGGGCGGCGGACGAACCCTCGTTGTCCATCTTCCACGCGGCGTGAAGGGTCATCAGGCGGAGCGCGTGGATCTCGGTGGCGGACTCAGCGATCCAGTTCTGGATCGTCTGCTTGCGAGCCAGGGGCTCCCCGAAGACGACGCGCGACACGGCCCGTTCGCACATCATGTCGAACGCGCGGTTGCACTGACCGATCCAGCGCATCACGTGATGGATCCGTCCGGGACCGAGGCGCTTCTGGGCGAGGACGAAGGCCTGTCCCTCGTCCCCCAGCAGGTTCTCGACGGGGACCCGGACGTCCTGGTACAGGATCTCGGCGTGACCTCCCGGCATGTCCATCGGGTGGTCGGGGTCCTCCATCGTCCCTATGTTGCGCAGGATGGTCACGCCGGGGGTGTCCGTCGGGACGAGGATCATCGACATCCCCTGGTAGGGGTGGACATCCGGGTTGGTGACCGCCATCACTATCAGCAGGTCCGAGGTGGCCCCGTTGGACGTGAACCACTTGTGCCCGTTGATCACCCATTCGTCGCCCACCCGCTCGGCGCGCGTCGAGATGACGGTGGGGTCGGCCCCGGCTCCCGGCTCCGTCATGGAGAAGGCGGACCGTATCCGACCCTCGAGCAGGGGCCAGAGCCAGCGCTGCTTCTGCTCGTCCGTGCCCGCCAGCGCGATCAGCTCTGCGTTGCCCGAGTCCGGGGCGTTGTTGCCGAAGACTATCGGCGCGTAGAAGGACGTCCCCAGGATCTCGTGCATGAGTCCGAGCTTCACCTGGCCGAACCCCTGTCCGCCGAGCTCGGGTCCGAGGTGGGCCGCCCACAGGCCCTGTCCCTTCACCTCTTCCTGCAGCGGAACGATCGCGCGTCGGAAGGCCTGAGGCGTGAGGCCGGCCACCTCGAGGGGCCAGATCTCGTCGCGGACGAAGCCGCGCATCCACTCGAGCTTCGACTCGAACTCAGGTTCGGTGGAGAAGTCCCAGGCCATCAACGCCCTCCCCGTCTGTCGGTCTCCCGACGATAGCAGCAGCCCCGTTCAGGACTGCGGACGCAGCTCGACGACGAGCTTCCGCGCCGCGTCGACGACGGCCAGGACCGTCCGCCCTCCCTCGGGGGCCTGGATGGACCCATCGAGACGCAGGACGGTGCCGTCCTCGAAATAGGCCCGCCCGTCCTCCACCCGGTCGAGCACGCCGGTGTACGGGAACTGGGTGTCTCCCTCGGGCACGATGCCGATCGACGCGATCCAGGCGACCTTCCGGTCCTGGAGCCCGATATGGACGTAGCGACCCTTGAGCTGGGCGAGCGGGACGAAGTTGTGGCCCCGGGTGGTGAAGCTCTCGACCTCGCCCTCCAGCTCGAAGCCGCTCCCGTCGGCCAGCTTGACCCCGGCCGGACCGATATCAGCCACGACCCCCTCTGCGTCCGGAACACGCTCCCGCTCGGTGACGCTGGCCGGTTCGGAGGCGCAGGCGACGGCGAGCACCATCGTCAGCGCCGTCAGCACCCGCAGCCGACGCATCGGGTCAGTCCCAGCCGGTGGCCGAGAAGTTGCCGCCGGTGAACTCGGCGACCCGGCACATGTTGGCGTCGGCCGCCTTGTTCGCGAAGGTGATCCCCTTCCCCTGAACCGAGTTGTCCTCGCGTATGGCGAAGCAGCGCCCGCTGGGGCTGAACGCGACCATGACGATCTCGTCGGGGGACGGGGTCCGGACGCCGATCTTCGTCGGACCGTCGCTCGGC
Proteins encoded:
- a CDS encoding acyl-CoA dehydrogenase family protein — protein: MAWDFSTEPEFESKLEWMRGFVRDEIWPLEVAGLTPQAFRRAIVPLQEEVKGQGLWAAHLGPELGGQGFGQVKLGLMHEILGTSFYAPIVFGNNAPDSGNAELIALAGTDEQKQRWLWPLLEGRIRSAFSMTEPGAGADPTVISTRAERVGDEWVINGHKWFTSNGATSDLLIVMAVTNPDVHPYQGMSMILVPTDTPGVTILRNIGTMEDPDHPMDMPGGHAEILYQDVRVPVENLLGDEGQAFVLAQKRLGPGRIHHVMRWIGQCNRAFDMMCERAVSRVVFGEPLARKQTIQNWIAESATEIHALRLMTLHAAWKMDNEGSSAARKEISMIKFWGGRVLHDVIDRAIQVHGSLGFSTDLPLEHMYRAARAGRIYDGPDEVHRMTVARQVLKGYEPRDVPSQHVPTRREEARQRFAELLDAASANL